From a single Capsicum annuum cultivar UCD-10X-F1 chromosome 12, UCD10Xv1.1, whole genome shotgun sequence genomic region:
- the LOC107849623 gene encoding GRF1-interacting factor 1 isoform X3, with amino-acid sequence MEFLDENKSLILKIVESQNSGKLSECAESQAKLQRNLMYLAAIADSQPQPPSMHSQLASGGMMQAGAHYLQQQQAQQQSFMAAARSSSMLYGQQQQQQQQPLSALQQQQAAYQLGMSSSSGGSSGLHMLQSENTHSASTSLGGFHDFGRGLGSGNKQEMGSNMSDQGRGGSSSGHCGDGGESLYLKSSEDGN; translated from the exons ATGGAG TTCCTGGATGAGAACAAATCTTTAATTCTGAAGATTGTTGAGAGCCAGAACTCTGGGAAACTAAGTGAATGTGCAGA GTCTCAAGCTAAACTTCAGAGAAATCTTATGTATCTTGCAGCTATTGCTGATTCGCAGCCCCAGCCACCTAGTATGCATTCTCAG TTAGCTTCTGGTGGGATGATGCAGGCAGGGGCACATTACCTACAACAGCAACAAGCCCAGCAACAATCATTTATGGCTGCAGCAAGATCCTCCTCAATGCTGTATGGacaacagcagcagcagcagcagcagccaTTATCAGCATTGCAACAACAACAAGCAGCCTATCAGCTAGGAATGAGCAGCTCCAGTGGAGGAAGCAGTGGACTTCACATGTTGCAAAGCGAAAACACTCATAGTGCAAGCACTTCGCTTGGTGGTTTCCACGACTTCGGTAGAGGATTAGGGAGTGGAAACAAGCAGGAAATGGGAAGTAACATGTCTGATCAAGGACGAGGAGGGAGCTCGAGTGGTCATTGTGGTGATGGAGGTGAGAGTCTTTACTTGAAATCTTCTGAAGATGGGAATTAA
- the LOC107849623 gene encoding GRF1-interacting factor 1 isoform X2: MQMQHMMAAYYPNNVTTDHIQQFLDENKSLILKIVESQNSGKLSECAESQAKLQRNLMYLAAIADSQPQPPSMHSQLASGGMMQAGAHYLQQQQAQQQSFMAAARSSSMLYGQQQQQQQQPLSALQQQQAAYQLGMSSSSGGSSGLHMLQSENTHSASTSLGGFHDFGRGLGSGNKQEMGSNMSDQGRGGSSSGHCGDGGESLYLKSSEDGN; the protein is encoded by the exons ATGCAGATGCAGCACATGATGGCAGCCTATTATCCAAACAACGTCACTACTGATCATATTCAACAG TTCCTGGATGAGAACAAATCTTTAATTCTGAAGATTGTTGAGAGCCAGAACTCTGGGAAACTAAGTGAATGTGCAGA GTCTCAAGCTAAACTTCAGAGAAATCTTATGTATCTTGCAGCTATTGCTGATTCGCAGCCCCAGCCACCTAGTATGCATTCTCAG TTAGCTTCTGGTGGGATGATGCAGGCAGGGGCACATTACCTACAACAGCAACAAGCCCAGCAACAATCATTTATGGCTGCAGCAAGATCCTCCTCAATGCTGTATGGacaacagcagcagcagcagcagcagccaTTATCAGCATTGCAACAACAACAAGCAGCCTATCAGCTAGGAATGAGCAGCTCCAGTGGAGGAAGCAGTGGACTTCACATGTTGCAAAGCGAAAACACTCATAGTGCAAGCACTTCGCTTGGTGGTTTCCACGACTTCGGTAGAGGATTAGGGAGTGGAAACAAGCAGGAAATGGGAAGTAACATGTCTGATCAAGGACGAGGAGGGAGCTCGAGTGGTCATTGTGGTGATGGAGGTGAGAGTCTTTACTTGAAATCTTCTGAAGATGGGAATTAA
- the LOC107849623 gene encoding GRF1-interacting factor 1 isoform X1, whose amino-acid sequence MQQQHLMQMQHMMAAYYPNNVTTDHIQQFLDENKSLILKIVESQNSGKLSECAESQAKLQRNLMYLAAIADSQPQPPSMHSQLASGGMMQAGAHYLQQQQAQQQSFMAAARSSSMLYGQQQQQQQQPLSALQQQQAAYQLGMSSSSGGSSGLHMLQSENTHSASTSLGGFHDFGRGLGSGNKQEMGSNMSDQGRGGSSSGHCGDGGESLYLKSSEDGN is encoded by the exons ATGCAGCAGCAGCACCTGATGCAGATGCAGCACATGATGGCAGCCTATTATCCAAACAACGTCACTACTGATCATATTCAACAG TTCCTGGATGAGAACAAATCTTTAATTCTGAAGATTGTTGAGAGCCAGAACTCTGGGAAACTAAGTGAATGTGCAGA GTCTCAAGCTAAACTTCAGAGAAATCTTATGTATCTTGCAGCTATTGCTGATTCGCAGCCCCAGCCACCTAGTATGCATTCTCAG TTAGCTTCTGGTGGGATGATGCAGGCAGGGGCACATTACCTACAACAGCAACAAGCCCAGCAACAATCATTTATGGCTGCAGCAAGATCCTCCTCAATGCTGTATGGacaacagcagcagcagcagcagcagccaTTATCAGCATTGCAACAACAACAAGCAGCCTATCAGCTAGGAATGAGCAGCTCCAGTGGAGGAAGCAGTGGACTTCACATGTTGCAAAGCGAAAACACTCATAGTGCAAGCACTTCGCTTGGTGGTTTCCACGACTTCGGTAGAGGATTAGGGAGTGGAAACAAGCAGGAAATGGGAAGTAACATGTCTGATCAAGGACGAGGAGGGAGCTCGAGTGGTCATTGTGGTGATGGAGGTGAGAGTCTTTACTTGAAATCTTCTGAAGATGGGAATTAA